The sequence GCTCTCGTCGGTGAGTTCATGCTCGTCGCCATCGAACAGCATGACTTCGCCTTCAAGATCGACTACATAGTAGTCGGGCCCGTCCTGGCAGATCGGCAGCAGGTCCCGAGCGACCCCTGCATCCCAGGCATTGGCGGCGACTTCAGGCAGGTAGGTATGCGACTGCGGATCGACGGCGGTCACGGGTTCGAGCCTGCCATAGACGACGTCGCTGACGGTCAACAGGAACTCGCGCAGGCCGAACGGCAGGTTGATCAGCAACTCTTCCTCGACCTCCACCAGACGATCGTCGTCCGGCAGTTCCAGCGGCACCGGTACCGGTTCGTTGAGTTCACGCAGTTGCTCGATCACTTCTTCCATGACAGTCCCCCTTCTGCAGTCGTCAGGAATGCGCCGTTTATACAAGCCCGCGCATTGGCTAGCCAGTACCAGTCGCGCTAAAGTGCGCGACCGCTCAGGAAAAACCGCTTCCCGCCGCGCCCAGGCGCAACGATGCAGGCACGGACCTGATAATCGCACGAGC is a genomic window of Stutzerimonas stutzeri containing:
- a CDS encoding SMI1/KNR4 family protein yields the protein MEEVIEQLRELNEPVPVPLELPDDDRLVEVEEELLINLPFGLREFLLTVSDVVYGRLEPVTAVDPQSHTYLPEVAANAWDAGVARDLLPICQDGPDYYVVDLEGEVMLFDGDEHELTDESWESVWHWARDVWLES